The Streptomyces sp. V4I8 genome includes the window AGACGACCTCCAGTGCCTTCTCGAGGTCTTCGGCGCTCTCGTCCGGGTATCCCACGATCGTGTTCGTCTCGAACTGGATGCCGACTTCCTGGGCGGACCGGAAGAACTCGTAGGTCCGCTTCGTCGAGGGCATCTTCAGCATGGCCTTGAGGATCTTCTCCGACCCCGCGTCCGTGCCGCAGAAGATGTTGAAGCATCCCGCGTCGGCCATGCGCCGCAGAAGGGACGGGTTGACATTGTCCGGTCGGACCGCGCAGCCCCACTCGAACATGTCGTTGTGCTCGGAGAAGTAGGACACGAACTCGTCGAGGTACGTGCGCTTGTTGGCGAAGTTGTCATGCAGGAAGTTGAACTGGGTCACCCCGTAGGTGCGGTGCAGGAAGCGAAGCTCGTCGAGGATGACCGCGGGATCCTTGATGCGGAAGTCGCGGTCCCAGAACGTCGACGTCATGCAGAACTTGCACGAGTAGGTACACCCGGAGCCGATGTGCACGTCGAAGATGTGCGGGGTCGACAGCCGGATGTAGTCGCCCATCGGGACGGCGTCATACGCGGGCATCGGCACGAGGTTCAGGTTCGTGGTCGGCTGAGGCCCGCTGGACACGGCCTGGCCGTTCTTGCACGACCAGAAGCCGCGTACCTCGGCGGGATCGGCCCCGTCGGCAACGGCATCCGCGAGAGCGGTGATCGCGAGCTCTCCCTCACCGCGGCACACGAAGTCGACGCAGTCGGCGAAGCGCGGGAGGGCATCGGGGAAGACACCGAACGTCCCGGGTCCACCGAGAACCACCGTGACATCGGGCCGGAGCCGCTTGACCTGACGCCCGATGAGAAGGCATGCCGGGAGGGTGTCCGCGAGACAGGTGAGGCCGAGAACGTCGGGATCGGCGGCGAGGAAGCGAGCGCAGGTCTGGTCGAGCCAGTCAGCATCACTGGGCTCGAAGGCACCGATCCGGTGCTCGTACTCCAGGTCGACGACGACGGTGGGATGACCGTGCGCCTTCAGTGGTGAGGCAATGCAGAGCAGTCCGAGAGGAACGAAGAACGGAGAATTGACATCGGAATTGATCAAGGGCCGGCCGAGCGTCACGCGAGCATGCCGCGTGGACGATCGAACCGACACCTGGCCCTCCCCAGCAAACGAGAGGGCCAGTCGTTTCGGAGTCGGCATCAGATGCGATCAGCAGCGCCGCGCAACGATGGCGCCCAAAGTAGCCGATGACAGGGTGATCAGCTCGACATCATCGGCGAGGTCAAGACCTTCCTCGTCGGAGAAGAGCACCATGTCCGGCTCCGCCTCGTCCATCGCGATCACCGGACGTTCCTGTACTTCCTGCGTCATCGTGGTCCCCTCTTTGCCTTGACTGGCTCCAACATCCTTATCTCATACAGTCTTTGGCGTCTCGTCAATGGGGAGTCAACACGATTCCCGGTGCCACACCTGATCCCGGATCCATCGGCCGATGTGCGGCAGTGATGTTGCCGGGAATGAGGACGTGCCCTGTGGCCTGCGACGATGGGAGTTCTTCAGGCTTCCGGCACACAGGATCACGAGGGCACTTCCGAGAGGCGATCTCCCCACGCCGCAGGGCGGGTCTCGGTGCGGTTCGATGATCCGAATCTGATCGCGTACGGGGGGGGGCGGCCCTGCTGGTGGGGGCCTCTCCCTGAGTGGCGGACACGATGATCCCGGGTCTGCCTGATCCGGAGGAAGCGAGGAGACCGCCGATGGCCAATCGATTCCGCTTCTCCCGCGGTTGTCAACGCAGCAGGCCGTGAATGTCCTGGTCGGGGCCCTTGTCGTGCCAGAGGGGGAAGCAGTGCTTCACCGCTCCGGGTGGGGGCATTCGGGGGACAGGAACTGCTGACGGCCCGTGCGGTTCCGGCAGAGGCTCGCGTGCACAAACTCCCACATCGCGTACCTGCCCCGATGTCCGCCGACCGACGGATGCCGGGCCTTTCCCGCCCCTTGTAGGTCTTGATCGAGTCTGGGTAGGCTGCTGCCGGTCCGGAACAGTGCCAAGCGGAAAGGTCGCCGTTTGATGCTGCTCACCTTCAGCGGACAAGGGCTGAACATGGATGGTTTCCCGCCATGTGGCGCAAAAGGTCAAGGCACCGGAATCCGCGGGCCGCGGAAGCCGATTCGGCGATCACTCCATTCAGCGAGCCCAGTCATTCAGGGCATTCGGCAGGGTCTTCCTGCCGGCGGTCATGAGGTTTCTTGAGGCTGAGGGATCGTCTCCCGACGAACACTCGGCCCACGGTTCCTGCATCAGCCTGGAGGGTGTGGGTGCCACCGGCCCCCACTTTTAATGTGTCTTCCGTTATGTGACATTCGGGACGGAGCTAGGATTGTGACGTCTTCGCAGGCCAACGTTCCTGATCTGGAATCCACGGCAGTCCCGTTCTTTCCGATTCCCAGGGCGCCTGGTTGTCCGCTGGATCCGGCACCTGAGCTCGCCGAACTACAGGAACGGGCGCCGCTGGTCCGAGTCCGGCTGTGGGACGGCAGCACTCCGTGGCTGGTGACGCGGCATGCGGAGCAGTGCGCGCTGCTGTCGGACCGCCGGGTCAGCGCGGACTGGATGCAGCCGGGCTACCCGTTCCACAGTCAGTTTCTGCAGGACCACCATGAAGAAGGCCAGTTCCTGACCGCCATGGAAGGCCCCGAGCACCTCCGGCTGCGCCGGATGATCGCCCGGCCGTTCACCCCCCGCAAGGTCGAGCAACTGCGGCCCACAGTCCAGCAAGTCGTCGACGACCACATCGATGCTCTGCTGGCCGGCCCGAAGCCGGCGGATTTCGTGGCGGATTTCGCCCTGCCGATTCCGTCCATGACCATCTGCCACGTGCTCGGCGTCCCTTACGAGGACCACGACTTCTTCCAGCACGCCATCAGGACGATGACCAGCAGCGACGTCCCGGACGACGTCGTGAACAAGTCCGAGCGCGAGCTGTATCACTACCTGGCCAAGCTGATCGGCCGCAAGCTCGCTGCCCCCGAAGACGACCTGCTCTCCCAGCTGGCCACCGAACGGCTGGCCACCGGCCAGCTGAACCGGCACCAGCTGGTGATGCTGGTCCTGTTCCTGCTGATCTCGGGGCACGAGACCACGGCCAGCATGATTGCGCTGGGCACGCTGGCCCTGCTGCAACATCCCGACCAAATTACCGTGTTGAAGGACTCCGACGGCCCCGAGGTCGCCGCGGCCGTCGACGAGCTGCTGCGGTACCTGACCACCGTCCAGCCCGGCCGTCGCCGCGTGGCCGTGGAGGACATCGAGATCGCCGGGCAGGTGATCCGCGCCGGCGAGGGTCTGATCCTCCCGGAGGAGATCGGCAACCGCGACGAAAGCGTGTTCCCCGGTGCCGGGGAGCTGGACCTGCGCCGCGATGCCAGCCAGCATCTCGCCTTCGGGTTCGGTGTGCACAAGTGCACCGGCCAACCGCTGGCCCGCCTGGAGCTCCAGGTCGTGTTCGCCGCCTTGTTCCGGCGCATTCCGACACTGGCCCTGGCCGTCGACCTCGGCGACCTCCCGTTCATGGACGACGGGCTCGGGTACGGCGTCAAGAAGATGCCCGTGAGCTGGTAAGTGATATCAGTGATCGATGGCCGACTCGAAGCGCTCGTCGAGGAGTGGACCACGCTCGGGCTCACGTTCCGTGAGGGTTCGACGTACCTGGCACCCGCGACGGGACTGCGTTGGTGACCCCGCCGGCAGCACGCCCGCGGACGAGCCGTCGGCACCTGTTCGCGACGATGGAATTCCGTTCCGTCGGCAATCGGGCGGACCTCGTCTCCCTGGCGCGAACGGGTTACGCCGGAGTGCGGTTGGCCGGACATCACGTCATGCCGTCCATGCCCGATCGCGATCTCGTCGCCCTGATCGCACTGCTGCGCGACGCGCGCGGCGTCGGCCTGCGGGTCCTGTGGAGCGGCGAATGCGGCGACCTCGACGTCCGATGCCTCCAGCACCTCGATCCGCCGCGTCGGTCTGACGGCACCTTCGTATGGTCGCCACGAGCTGATGCGCAGCTCCTCGCACGGCGCGGTCCGACGGTCATCTCCGTCGACGACACGCGTCTAGGTCCCCGCCGACGCATCGTCATCGACCGCTCCACACCCGAGGCGAACGTTCTCGAGGCCGTCGACTGGGAACGCGAGATCACGGCCACGGAGCGGGCAGGCATGCGCGGCCTCACCCGGGACGGCTTGGCCTTCTCTTCTGGCGACTACTGTGTGGGCCTTCCCGTGCGCCAGGGGATCTGGTGTGTCTGAGAGAGTGTTCGAGATCTGCCTCCTGCCGAACGGGGCCTGGCACGCGCCCCCGCTACGTTGGAACGCCGCGCCCGTACTTCCCGTCCGAACGAGGCCTTCCGCCCTGCGCTCGCACGCACCAGGTCCCGCTCGGCCCGCCGCCCTTCGGGCGGACGAAGCCAGCTCTCAAACACGCTCTGAGCGCTTCGTTCGCTTCAGGACGGCGGAAATCCTGATTCCAGGCGGTCACAGAACTCGCGTGCGAGCCGACCAGGCTCCGGTACCCTCACAGGACGCAGTCGCCGCCCACGGCCGTCCTCCCGGGAACCACGTGACGAGATCCGGGATTTCCCTGACCTCACGCCCACGCTGGCTCCAAGATGTGCGCAACCGTTTCCAGGACATGCACGCTACCGGTTCCAGCACTTGGCACCTCCACCGAGGATGGCCGCGGCGCCGGCAACGGTTGCCGGAGGGTCGGCCCAATGTCCTGCGCGAAGTACGGACTGGAGGTTCCGGTAGACGGCGGAGTCCCAACACCAATGATCACCGGAGTCACCAGGGGGAGCCCGCAGCATGACCACCACGGAGGCCCTTGGCGGGTCGGCTTCGGTCGACGATGCAGCACGAAGTGTCACGCGGCCGTTCTATGTATACGCCGTGCTCGCCAACGCGCTGTTCCAGCGCGGCGTATTCGTCCTCTTCCTCTATGAGCGAGGCTTCTCCGTCGGGCAAGTGGCCCTACTGCAGACACTGATCTTCCTGGTCAGCGGAGTTGCGGAGATGCCGACAGGAATCATCGCCGACCGAATCGGCAGGCGTGCCAGCATCGTGATCGGCCAGGTGCTGATCGCTGGATGTCTGCTCGGTCAGGGGACGTTCTCCAACTACTGGGTGTTCCTGGCGCTGTTCATCGGGCAGGGCGTGGGCATGGCATGTGTGTCCGGTTCGGACACCGCCCTGCTGTACGACCTGCTCGTGCGTCGTGGTGCAACGGCCAGCTACGTCAAGATCAAGTCCCGGTTCACCATGCTCGGGACGGTCACCTCGGGAGCCGCCATCGCCCTCGGCGGCCAACTGCAGCAGATTTCCTGGGGAGTCGTCTACGTCGGTTCGGCGGCGTGCCTCGTCCTGGCCGTGGTGGTGCTGACGTCACGGGTGCCCGAGATCCGCGGCGCGGACGCGGTGGACGAACAGGACGGAGCCGAGGAGGCGCACCGCGACGCCACGGCATGGCGGGCGATGCTTCGGGTCGCCACGCCGGCGCTCGTGACGCTTGTCGTGGTGTCCGGATTGATGCATGCGACGTTGACGCCGTACATCATTTTCACCCAGAAGACCCTCTCCGATCAGGGAGCGGGCACCGCGTTGGTCAGCGTGGTCATATCGGCGGGATTCTTCGTCGGCGGGCTCACTCCCTTGCTGTCGGACCGCGCGGACCGGCGCATCGGGTATCGGATCATCGTCCCGGTGTCTCTCCTGATGCTCGCCGTGGCGCTCGGCCTGAGCGGCTTCGGCCTTGTCTGGGTCACCATCGCCGCGTTCCTGGTCCTGGTCGGAATTCCCGAGATCACCGCCGTGCTCGTGGACAACGTGTTCAACGAGTCAGTGCCGTCGCGCCACCGGGCGAGCCTGCTGTCGATGATCGCATTCGTGGAGTCGGTGCTCATCGGCATCGGCTATCTCGTCCTCGGCGCGCTCATGGACGGCCTGGGCTCCAGCGTGGGCATGGCCACCTACGCCGCGGCCCCCCTGCTGGCATGTCTCCTGTGGCTCCCGGTGCTCTTCCGAGGGGCGCGGGTGACCACCGAGATCGAGAAGCCCGCCGATCAAAAGGCATCCTGAAACAGACCAACGATGAGGAGCCGAAGTGGAATTGATGCAGATCGGGCACAACCGGCCGGTGCTGGATCCAATCCCGCCGGTCGTGCACGAGGACGCCCTTTCGGTTGCGTTGGTCTGCATGCCCTGGGCCGTGGTTGACATGCCCTCACTGGCGCTGAGCACGATCGCTCCGTTGTTCGAGCAGCGCGGAGAAGTTGAGAAGCTCGACGTCGTCTATGCCAATATTCGGTGGCTCGACTTCTTGGTCCGGGAGGCGGGCCTCGAACGTGAGCACTACGAACTGATCGTCGATGCTGAAGTGTTCGGGGTCGGCGAATGGGTCTTCTCCAGCTGTTTCCGCCCCGGTATCGACCCACGCCACACGAGTTTCTATGACCTCGTGAGCGACAGTGAGCACGTTGATGCCTATTGTGCGCTGTTTCGCGCGGCGCCCGCCTTCATCGATGAGTTGGCCCGAGATCTCGTAACGTCAGGTGTCGATGTCCTGGGGTTGACGACGACGTTCGATCAGAACATTGCCTCGTTCGCGCTCGCGCACCGCGTCAAGGAGTTGTACCCAAGCATCGTCACGATTCTCGGCGGGGCGAACTGCGACGGCGTTCAAGGTACGGCAGTCCACCGTGCTCGCGCGGAGTTCGACTACGTGATCCGGGGCGAGGCGGAGCACTCGATCGCGCCCCTCATCGCCCACATCGCGGGATGTCGTAGCGGTGACGAGAACAGGCATGACGAACTGCTGCGTGCCGTGCCTGGCCTGTGCTGGCGATCCGACATCGATGGAGCC containing:
- a CDS encoding radical SAM protein, with the translated sequence MINSDVNSPFFVPLGLLCIASPLKAHGHPTVVVDLEYEHRIGAFEPSDADWLDQTCARFLAADPDVLGLTCLADTLPACLLIGRQVKRLRPDVTVVLGGPGTFGVFPDALPRFADCVDFVCRGEGELAITALADAVADGADPAEVRGFWSCKNGQAVSSGPQPTTNLNLVPMPAYDAVPMGDYIRLSTPHIFDVHIGSGCTYSCKFCMTSTFWDRDFRIKDPAVILDELRFLHRTYGVTQFNFLHDNFANKRTYLDEFVSYFSEHNDMFEWGCAVRPDNVNPSLLRRMADAGCFNIFCGTDAGSEKILKAMLKMPSTKRTYEFFRSAQEVGIQFETNTIVGYPDESAEDLEKALEVVFDAIAYGAVNSDLSVLQPLPGAEITDEYRAALEPLESGLDVMGTFLPSDVRALIRDDLATFTGFSFIRSGNRDYEYYQDVLRLSRYFTRRYYHLLRFLKQGAGHTYVEFIDALLERAAMPIEEALAEILAHMEGVHAQAARALFAYDSMLAEFRGDEVEEELVNVYRRPATVEEKPHFLIADFDVDVVTMISDPREITWKPELSRPTVVVVYRASEAEVSTLRLTPAQAKVFKALMPRGREEREALLANIAPGRLREVATAVAELCAQIDASPDAPQRTPPVVDSPLVAT
- a CDS encoding cytochrome P450; amino-acid sequence: MPRAPGCPLDPAPELAELQERAPLVRVRLWDGSTPWLVTRHAEQCALLSDRRVSADWMQPGYPFHSQFLQDHHEEGQFLTAMEGPEHLRLRRMIARPFTPRKVEQLRPTVQQVVDDHIDALLAGPKPADFVADFALPIPSMTICHVLGVPYEDHDFFQHAIRTMTSSDVPDDVVNKSERELYHYLAKLIGRKLAAPEDDLLSQLATERLATGQLNRHQLVMLVLFLLISGHETTASMIALGTLALLQHPDQITVLKDSDGPEVAAAVDELLRYLTTVQPGRRRVAVEDIEIAGQVIRAGEGLILPEEIGNRDESVFPGAGELDLRRDASQHLAFGFGVHKCTGQPLARLELQVVFAALFRRIPTLALAVDLGDLPFMDDGLGYGVKKMPVSW
- a CDS encoding DUF5825 family protein, with amino-acid sequence MEFRSVGNRADLVSLARTGYAGVRLAGHHVMPSMPDRDLVALIALLRDARGVGLRVLWSGECGDLDVRCLQHLDPPRRSDGTFVWSPRADAQLLARRGPTVISVDDTRLGPRRRIVIDRSTPEANVLEAVDWEREITATERAGMRGLTRDGLAFSSGDYCVGLPVRQGIWCV
- a CDS encoding MFS transporter, with the protein product MTTTEALGGSASVDDAARSVTRPFYVYAVLANALFQRGVFVLFLYERGFSVGQVALLQTLIFLVSGVAEMPTGIIADRIGRRASIVIGQVLIAGCLLGQGTFSNYWVFLALFIGQGVGMACVSGSDTALLYDLLVRRGATASYVKIKSRFTMLGTVTSGAAIALGGQLQQISWGVVYVGSAACLVLAVVVLTSRVPEIRGADAVDEQDGAEEAHRDATAWRAMLRVATPALVTLVVVSGLMHATLTPYIIFTQKTLSDQGAGTALVSVVISAGFFVGGLTPLLSDRADRRIGYRIIVPVSLLMLAVALGLSGFGLVWVTIAAFLVLVGIPEITAVLVDNVFNESVPSRHRASLLSMIAFVESVLIGIGYLVLGALMDGLGSSVGMATYAAAPLLACLLWLPVLFRGARVTTEIEKPADQKAS